The Spiroplasma clarkii genome has a window encoding:
- a CDS encoding DegV family protein, producing the protein MKTAIIIDSSAGIKDTENYKDLFLVPLMITTENGEQISDDENLSHEEFYKMNKQELLKTSQSIPGVMMGMWDKLLKDYDQVVCLLLSKGLSGQFNTFQMLAQEEEYLGKVFCVDTNGVSIVLKKEVLEAIKLRDEENKSGAEIKAILDSKNEQFNCFIIPKSLTQLVRGGRITKAAAAMAKLFKITPILRYDGTIDKETKTRTFKKAVEDSLDLLIKRTTTKNNNVYVSYSRCDDETMELVKNLLADKKLNVVMFEQLPNTIICHTGEETFAFAIFDE; encoded by the coding sequence ATGAAAACAGCAATTATAATTGACTCTTCGGCCGGTATTAAGGATACAGAAAACTACAAAGATTTGTTTTTAGTCCCACTAATGATTACCACTGAAAATGGAGAACAAATTAGTGATGATGAAAACCTATCACATGAAGAATTTTACAAAATGAACAAACAAGAGTTGTTAAAAACCTCGCAATCAATCCCTGGAGTTATGATGGGAATGTGAGATAAGTTATTAAAAGACTACGATCAAGTTGTTTGTTTATTATTATCGAAAGGTTTGAGTGGACAATTTAACACCTTCCAAATGTTAGCTCAAGAAGAAGAATATTTAGGAAAGGTCTTTTGTGTTGACACTAACGGTGTAAGTATTGTTTTAAAAAAAGAAGTACTTGAAGCTATTAAGTTGAGAGATGAAGAAAATAAAAGTGGTGCAGAAATTAAAGCAATTTTGGATTCAAAAAATGAACAATTTAATTGCTTTATCATCCCTAAATCATTAACTCAACTTGTAAGAGGGGGCAGAATTACAAAAGCTGCAGCTGCCATGGCAAAATTGTTTAAAATCACTCCAATTTTGAGATATGATGGAACAATTGATAAAGAAACAAAAACCCGTACTTTTAAAAAAGCAGTTGAGGATTCACTTGACCTGCTAATTAAAAGAACAACAACTAAAAACAATAATGTTTATGTATCATACTCAAGGTGTGATGATGAAACTATGGAACTTGTTAAAAACTTACTTGCAGATAAAAAACTAAATGTGGTAATGTTTGAGCAATTACCAAATACCATTATCTGTCACACAGGAGAGGAAACATTTGCATTTGCGATTTTTGATGAATAA
- the tyrS gene encoding tyrosine--tRNA ligase, whose translation MKFVLNELKERGLLKQFTNEEKLKRAQDEHSAVYCGVDPTVNSLHIGHLVQLINLKRFQDFGFKPIAIIGGATGMIGDPSFKSEERQLLTLEQVDENVIGIKKQLKKLIPDVEVLNNADWLKPMTLIEFLRDIGKDFNLAYLLAKENIASRIEKGLSITEFAYTMLQAYDFYKLYQTKNCWVQLGGSDQWGNITSGIDYIASKIGNANSKACGVTSNLLTKKDGTKFGKTESGAIWLDPSKTSEYEFYQFFLNQDDQDLEQLLKFLTFLPSKKISEILEQHNKETFKRLGQKELAREITSWVHGEAGFSKAIKISESIFSGKLNDLSKEELKIVSQSIPSAQVQSNLTILEFLVSSKIASSNREARELLADKAITIQDKNDFIESDLIDVKYYAYDNVVIVKKGKRKYFSIVCK comes from the coding sequence ATGAAGTTTGTTTTAAATGAATTAAAAGAAAGAGGCCTTTTAAAACAATTCACAAATGAAGAAAAATTAAAAAGAGCCCAGGATGAACATAGTGCAGTTTACTGTGGGGTTGACCCCACGGTAAACTCATTACATATAGGTCACTTAGTACAACTAATAAATTTGAAACGTTTTCAGGATTTTGGTTTTAAACCAATTGCCATCATCGGGGGAGCTACAGGAATGATTGGCGATCCTAGTTTTAAAAGTGAAGAGCGTCAATTGTTGACATTAGAACAAGTTGACGAAAATGTTATCGGGATAAAAAAACAGTTAAAAAAATTAATTCCGGATGTTGAAGTTCTAAACAATGCAGATTGGTTAAAACCAATGACTTTGATTGAATTTCTAAGAGACATTGGGAAAGATTTTAATTTGGCTTACTTATTAGCAAAAGAAAATATTGCAAGTCGAATTGAAAAAGGTTTAAGTATTACTGAATTTGCTTACACAATGTTGCAAGCTTATGATTTTTATAAGTTATACCAAACAAAAAACTGTTGGGTACAACTTGGTGGTTCAGATCAATGAGGAAATATTACAAGCGGAATTGACTACATTGCTTCAAAAATAGGAAATGCAAATTCAAAGGCTTGTGGTGTGACTAGTAATTTACTAACAAAAAAAGATGGAACAAAATTTGGAAAAACTGAATCTGGTGCCATTTGACTTGATCCAAGCAAAACCAGTGAATATGAATTTTACCAATTTTTTTTAAATCAAGATGATCAAGATTTAGAACAGTTATTAAAGTTTCTAACTTTTTTACCTAGTAAAAAAATCTCAGAAATTTTAGAGCAACATAACAAAGAAACCTTTAAAAGACTTGGTCAAAAAGAACTTGCTCGTGAAATTACTAGTTGGGTTCATGGAGAGGCTGGTTTTTCCAAGGCCATCAAAATTTCTGAATCAATTTTTAGTGGCAAGCTAAATGACTTGAGTAAAGAGGAATTAAAAATTGTTTCTCAGTCAATACCAAGTGCCCAGGTTCAGTCAAATTTAACAATTCTAGAATTTCTTGTTAGTTCAAAAATTGCTTCATCAAATCGTGAGGCCAGGGAATTGCTAGCAGATAAGGCAATAACAATCCAAGATAAAAATGATTTTATTGAATCAGATTTAATTGATGTAAAATATTATGCATATGACAATGTAGTCATTGTAAAAAAAGGAAAAAGAAAATATTTTAGTATAGTTTGTAAATAA
- the ytpR gene encoding YtpR family tRNA-binding protein — translation MKFFTRYVPNFYTLVVTFKNLPVTSTKSVPNCELLYNEAELIGANLLQPKIDKHKTYYLEDAQLQAYASKELKKYIKIEGCEPQFLVVEVKQCEPIEGTHLSLCQVSDGVNTWQVVCGASNVKTGLLTCLATVGAFMPNGLQISKGSLKGHDSFGMLCSAKELQVFAAKWDKPGIIEVSQKKYMGKPIWEVFANEI, via the coding sequence ATGAAATTTTTTACAAGATATGTACCAAATTTTTATACATTAGTTGTTACATTTAAAAACTTACCAGTTACTAGTACCAAGTCTGTACCAAACTGTGAGTTATTATACAATGAGGCAGAACTAATTGGGGCTAATCTTTTGCAACCAAAAATTGACAAACACAAGACTTATTATTTAGAAGATGCTCAATTACAAGCATATGCTAGTAAAGAGTTAAAAAAATATATCAAAATTGAGGGTTGTGAACCTCAATTTCTAGTGGTTGAGGTAAAACAGTGTGAACCAATTGAAGGTACTCACTTATCACTTTGTCAGGTTAGTGATGGTGTCAACACTTGACAAGTGGTGTGTGGAGCTAGTAATGTTAAAACTGGTTTGTTAACCTGTTTAGCAACAGTTGGAGCATTTATGCCTAATGGTTTACAAATTAGCAAGGGAAGTTTAAAAGGACATGATTCTTTTGGAATGTTATGTAGTGCCAAAGAACTCCAAGTTTTTGCAGCTAAATGAGACAAACCTGGTATCATTGAAGTTTCACAAAAAAAATATATGGGAAAACCAATTTGAGAGGTGTTTGCAAATGAAATTTAA
- a CDS encoding DDE-type integrase/transposase/recombinase: MKRNYRGKRQMKTNKHIQDIIREAALSRDKAAKRELLIKSGGSRSWFYDAIKKYKEIGEAFFIHKNKNNKHAQKRTHMQALEISRIFRDEYLNCNFRDFMRYLKADKRYDYQWVSYSYIYNILRSKNHCSKLAHKKTIKLLAKEEELKNRPQSLLVPSSATERAKENIHIARPRTQRRGHVVEADATFWRFSDEEIWALHGYIDEASGEVLGLYFDHQETTEGYFNALKPVLKNYGTFEVLRTDKRRTFWSEKKESSPEDSRIQFAFVAKNLGIDIQSSISPQFKPRIERLWKTIKGTITTFMEQNKVTNINEANLVLPKFVEYLNNHVVTLQKDFTTNSFKKFEGDLNIILGHKSIRVVARDLTVTYEKKKYFICNFTTPLNIPRREIMIIQCCDGNLIASLGDNYYSMIEFDNEMLYKSKVVLENEGVKPEDMPQKIKNNSVWAQSNFIFFKKKYSSWYKKHSY, encoded by the coding sequence ATGAAAAGAAATTATAGAGGTAAAAGACAAATGAAAACCAACAAACATATACAAGATATTATTAGGGAGGCTGCTTTATCCAGGGATAAAGCAGCCAAAAGAGAACTTTTGATAAAAAGTGGTGGTAGTAGATCATGGTTTTATGATGCCATTAAAAAATACAAAGAAATTGGTGAGGCCTTCTTTATCCACAAAAATAAAAACAATAAGCATGCTCAAAAGCGAACCCATATGCAAGCACTAGAGATTAGCAGGATTTTTAGGGATGAGTACTTAAACTGTAATTTTAGGGATTTTATGCGCTATTTAAAAGCAGATAAAAGATATGACTATCAGTGGGTGAGTTATTCATATATTTACAATATTTTAAGATCTAAAAATCATTGCTCAAAACTGGCACATAAAAAAACTATCAAATTGTTAGCAAAAGAAGAAGAGTTGAAAAATAGACCTCAAAGTCTACTGGTTCCCTCCTCAGCTACAGAAAGAGCAAAAGAAAATATCCATATTGCAAGGCCAAGAACCCAAAGGCGTGGTCATGTTGTTGAAGCTGATGCTACATTTTGAAGATTCAGTGATGAGGAGATTTGGGCATTGCATGGTTATATTGATGAGGCAAGTGGAGAGGTTTTAGGATTATATTTTGATCATCAAGAAACTACTGAAGGTTATTTCAATGCTTTGAAACCGGTCTTAAAAAATTATGGGACTTTTGAAGTGCTAAGAACTGACAAACGCAGAACTTTTTGGAGTGAAAAAAAAGAATCTTCGCCCGAAGATTCTCGAATTCAGTTTGCATTTGTAGCTAAAAACTTAGGTATTGACATCCAATCATCAATTTCACCACAATTCAAACCAAGGATTGAAAGGCTCTGAAAAACCATTAAAGGTACAATCACTACCTTTATGGAACAAAATAAAGTCACAAATATTAATGAGGCCAATCTAGTCTTACCAAAATTTGTTGAGTATTTAAATAATCATGTTGTAACCCTTCAAAAAGATTTTACTACAAATTCATTCAAAAAATTTGAGGGAGATCTAAATATTATTTTGGGACACAAATCAATTAGAGTGGTTGCAAGAGATCTAACTGTTACCTATGAAAAGAAAAAGTACTTTATATGCAATTTCACAACACCATTAAATATACCTAGACGAGAGATTATGATAATTCAATGTTGTGATGGTAACCTTATCGCATCACTTGGTGATAACTATTATAGTATGATTGAATTTGATAATGAAATGCTCTACAAATCAAAAGTTGTTCTTGAAAATGAAGGAGTGAAACCTGAAGATATGCCACAAAAAATTAAAAACAACTCTGTCTGAGCTCAATCAAACTTTATCTTTTTTAAGAAAAAATACTCAAGTTGATATAAAAAGCACTCCTATTAA
- a CDS encoding DegV family protein has product MKIGILVDSSAGLQSENLNGTNIEVLPLQIVLSDELSFPDTPENNEKHQTLKIVSEGGKVTTSQASPGEVIEKYEAMLKKYDHLIHITISENLSSMKQTAMMVANDDQFKGKVTILEHCHAANVIGELALKFNKMSDNKNVKIEDFQKESDQWMKHSASVIIPGDLSRLSKGGRAKSILFSILKMLKTKLAIMWGYKPSKIVMGRTVGSLLPKIKVAVEKKCGKNIQVFFLYTPFTSEKLIEAVKTELAELKLAYSEKFVPMPFVCHAGTETIAFIVVDKNLI; this is encoded by the coding sequence ATGAAAATAGGAATACTAGTAGATAGCTCTGCTGGATTACAAAGTGAAAATCTAAATGGAACAAACATTGAGGTTTTACCTTTACAAATTGTATTAAGTGATGAGTTGAGCTTCCCTGATACTCCAGAAAACAATGAAAAACACCAAACACTAAAAATAGTTAGTGAAGGTGGTAAAGTAACAACAAGTCAAGCTTCACCAGGTGAAGTTATTGAAAAATATGAAGCAATGTTAAAAAAATATGATCATTTAATTCACATAACAATTAGTGAAAATTTATCAAGCATGAAACAAACTGCTATGATGGTTGCAAATGATGATCAATTTAAAGGTAAAGTAACCATCCTTGAACATTGTCATGCAGCCAATGTAATTGGTGAACTTGCTCTTAAATTTAATAAAATGAGCGATAATAAGAATGTTAAAATTGAGGACTTTCAAAAAGAGTCTGACCAATGAATGAAACATTCAGCATCAGTGATAATCCCAGGTGATTTATCAAGACTCTCAAAGGGCGGCCGTGCTAAATCTATTTTGTTTTCAATTTTAAAAATGTTAAAAACAAAACTTGCTATAATGTGAGGTTATAAACCCTCAAAGATTGTAATGGGTAGAACAGTAGGTTCATTATTACCAAAAATCAAAGTAGCAGTTGAAAAAAAATGTGGTAAAAATATTCAAGTGTTTTTCCTATATACTCCTTTTACTTCTGAGAAATTAATTGAGGCAGTTAAAACTGAATTGGCTGAGCTAAAATTAGCTTATTCAGAAAAATTTGTGCCAATGCCATTTGTTTGTCATGCTGGTACTGAAACAATTGCCTTTATTGTTGTTGATAAAAACTTAATATAA
- a CDS encoding nicotinate phosphoribosyltransferase, which yields MKFNFTIDERIYEDYYCADYFKKTKAIIQKFHPNQVVTMQWFQRKNQTVLCGIDYIKAILKHSQVQDLHVEGLEDGTLVDANEPVLKITGKYCDFAHFEGLFDGILSRASSVATAAARLKKAANNKTIINMNDRMDVFSAQQIDGYASIVGGIENLVTPASFEYVLEKPILNGTMPHALIAAFDGDLVAATNAYLKTFPNHNLVALIDYNNDCITDGLKVAQVFQEKLFAVRLDTSKALVDKSLEGLTEVNDELHGVNPTLVKMLRQTFDDNGFKHIKIIASSGFDEAKITWFEAEKTPVDIYGVGEALTKTKIHFTGDLVQINGKDQSKFGRKNTFSSRLKSIKY from the coding sequence ATGAAATTTAATTTTACAATTGATGAAAGAATTTATGAAGACTATTATTGTGCTGATTACTTTAAAAAAACTAAAGCTATTATTCAAAAATTTCACCCTAATCAAGTAGTGACAATGCAGTGATTTCAAAGAAAAAACCAAACAGTTTTGTGTGGGATTGATTACATCAAAGCAATTTTAAAACACAGTCAAGTTCAAGATTTGCATGTGGAGGGGTTAGAGGATGGAACCCTTGTTGATGCCAATGAACCTGTACTAAAGATTACAGGTAAGTATTGTGACTTTGCTCATTTTGAAGGACTATTTGATGGTATTTTATCAAGAGCTTCATCAGTGGCTACTGCAGCTGCTCGTTTGAAAAAGGCTGCCAATAATAAAACCATCATTAACATGAATGATCGTATGGATGTCTTTTCAGCTCAACAAATTGATGGTTATGCCTCAATTGTGGGTGGAATTGAAAACCTAGTTACACCAGCAAGTTTTGAATATGTTCTTGAAAAGCCAATACTTAATGGCACAATGCCTCATGCCTTAATTGCTGCTTTTGATGGAGATTTAGTAGCTGCAACAAATGCATATCTTAAAACTTTTCCAAACCATAACTTAGTGGCTTTAATTGATTATAATAATGATTGTATTACTGATGGTCTAAAAGTGGCCCAAGTCTTTCAAGAAAAACTATTTGCAGTTCGTTTAGACACCTCAAAAGCGTTAGTTGACAAGTCTTTGGAGGGTTTAACTGAAGTTAATGATGAATTACATGGGGTTAATCCAACCTTGGTGAAAATGTTGCGTCAAACCTTTGATGATAATGGTTTTAAACATATTAAAATAATTGCTTCTTCAGGTTTTGATGAAGCAAAAATTACTTGATTTGAAGCTGAAAAAACCCCAGTGGATATTTATGGAGTTGGTGAAGCACTCACCAAAACCAAAATTCATTTTACAGGTGATTTAGTCCAAATTAATGGTAAAGACCAATCTAAATTTGGAAGGAAAAACACTTTCTCTAGTAGATTAAAAAGTATAAAATATTAA